In one window of bacterium DNA:
- the lepB gene encoding signal peptidase I — MAVRQNNVKKSWYRDWGESLIWAVVMALIIRALVIQAFKIPSGSMEDTLQVGDFLMVNKFIYGVKLPFTDKTILPSLRQTKAGDIIVFKYPLDKRDFIKRCVAVEGDTVEVRNKKLYVNGQRPDEPYAVNKAWGESISLPQMLSAELWRNDYQRDWEQRKFLNLPVRDNFGPVVVPKDCVFAMGDNRDNSLDSRFWGPLPKSLILGKAVFIYWSWDSENGEPFWKVWENIRFNRLGDMIR, encoded by the coding sequence ATGGCCGTTCGGCAGAACAACGTAAAAAAGTCATGGTACCGGGACTGGGGCGAATCCTTGATCTGGGCGGTGGTGATGGCTCTGATCATCCGGGCCCTGGTGATCCAGGCCTTCAAGATCCCCTCCGGCTCCATGGAGGACACCCTGCAGGTGGGCGACTTTTTGATGGTCAACAAGTTCATCTACGGGGTCAAGCTTCCGTTCACCGACAAGACCATCCTGCCGTCGCTGCGCCAGACCAAGGCCGGGGACATCATCGTCTTCAAGTATCCTTTGGACAAGCGGGATTTCATCAAGCGCTGCGTGGCGGTGGAGGGGGACACGGTGGAGGTGCGGAACAAGAAACTTTACGTCAACGGCCAACGCCCGGACGAGCCCTATGCCGTGAACAAGGCCTGGGGGGAAAGCATCAGCCTTCCCCAGATGCTGTCGGCGGAGCTTTGGCGCAATGATTATCAGCGGGACTGGGAACAGCGCAAGTTCCTGAACCTGCCGGTGCGGGATAATTTCGGACCGGTGGTGGTGCCCAAGGACTGCGTCTTTGCCATGGGTGACAACCGGGACAATTCCCTGGACTCCCGCTTCTGGGGGCCGCTGCCCAAGAGCCTGATCCTGGGCAAGGCGGTGTTCATCTACTGGTCCTGGGATTCCGAGAACGGCGAGCCGTTCTGGAAGGTCTGGGAGAACATCCGGTTCAACCGGCTGGGAGACATGATCAGGTAA
- the lepB gene encoding signal peptidase I: MKEKYTFKKLWHDWLWPLIWAVLVVKLVINPFILEAYQVPTGSMESTILPGDWLIAEKFSYGLHIPFTNTSILPLTSPKSGQVVVFKSPLDGINLVKRCIASGGDTVEVKNKRLYVNGLERKEPFAIHRDSFSVPVMNPPLTQGQFQKEWEHRQLLQTYAVRDNFGPIVVPKDCFFMMGDNRDESFDSRFWGPLPRNLIRGRALFVYWSFDRLSEMPLSSLWRRFRLQRIGRKLW; the protein is encoded by the coding sequence ATGAAAGAAAAATACACCTTCAAAAAACTCTGGCACGACTGGCTGTGGCCCCTGATCTGGGCGGTGCTGGTGGTCAAACTGGTGATCAACCCTTTCATACTGGAAGCCTACCAGGTGCCCACCGGTTCCATGGAAAGCACCATCCTGCCGGGAGACTGGCTGATCGCCGAAAAATTCAGCTACGGCCTGCACATTCCATTCACCAATACATCCATCCTGCCCCTGACCTCGCCCAAGTCCGGCCAGGTGGTGGTCTTCAAAAGCCCGCTGGACGGGATCAACCTGGTCAAGCGCTGCATAGCTTCCGGCGGGGATACGGTGGAGGTAAAGAACAAAAGACTTTACGTCAACGGCCTGGAACGGAAAGAGCCTTTCGCCATCCACCGGGACAGCTTTTCAGTTCCGGTGATGAACCCGCCCCTGACCCAGGGGCAGTTCCAGAAGGAATGGGAACACCGGCAGCTGCTGCAGACCTATGCGGTGCGGGACAATTTCGGTCCAATAGTGGTCCCCAAGGACTGCTTCTTCATGATGGGCGACAACCGCGATGAGTCCTTTGACTCACGTTTCTGGGGGCCGCTGCCCCGCAATCTTATCCGGGGCCGGGCCCTGTTCGTTTACTGGTCGTTCGACCGGCTGTCGGAAATGCCGCTGTCCAGCCTGTGGCGCCGTTTCCGGCTGCAGAGGATAGGGCGGAAGCTTTGGTAG